One Anoplopoma fimbria isolate UVic2021 breed Golden Eagle Sablefish chromosome 21, Afim_UVic_2022, whole genome shotgun sequence DNA segment encodes these proteins:
- the LOC129110582 gene encoding somatomedin-B and thrombospondin type-1 domain-containing protein produces MGSSVDFACLLLLVFTLGENHLVSGGCSGKCCRGRDLSCLTTDWRMDRFYGTCYCDEGCVRTRDCCFDYFTECPAQDCTVSDWSFWSGCAKPCQPSVRVRVRHIEQQPSNSGGPCPSLEQQSGCREYRDSMGGHCGQDSGPAFITSMEFGKGRPKHDNYGNPLDPGFCVEFTLESRTPHCTVENRPHTHWMRYITEGFKVCVACEPPAMRNNSGSCQGDGLESDKEALLHWQAVGNHQCSGTWKKIQKTQLCNCPPQHSFVFI; encoded by the exons ATGGGATCATCCGTGGACTTTGCTTGTTTGCTGTTGTTGGTTTTCACTCTGGGAGAGAACCACTTGGTGTCCGGGGGTTGTTCAGGGAAATGCTGCCGAGGCAGAGACCTGAGCTGCCTGACCACTGACTGGAGGATGGACCGCTTCTATGGGACATGCTACTGCGACGAGGGCTGTGTGAGGACCAGGGACTGCTGCTTCGACTACTTCACAGAATGCCCAG CTCAGGACTGTACGGTGAGCGACTGGAGCTTTTGGAGCGGCTGTGCAAAGCCCTGCCAGCCTTCGGTGCGGGTCCGTGTTCGCCACATAGAGCAGCAGCCCAGTAACAGTGGAGGGCCCTGTCCCAGTCTAGAGCAACAGAGCGGCTGCAGGGAGTACAGAGACAGCATGGGTGGCCACTGTGGACAAGACTCAG GTCCTGCATTCATCACCAGCATGGAGTTTGGCAAGGGAAGGCCAAAGCATGACAACTATGGAAACCCCCTGGACCCTGG GTTCTGTGTGGAATTCACACTGGAGTCCCGGACGCCCCACTGTACTGTGGAGAAccggccacacacacactggatgcGCTACATAACAGAAGgctttaaagtgtgtgtggCATGTGAACCTCCTGCCATGCGCAACAATAGTGGCAGCTGCCAAGGAGACGGTCTGGAATCAGACAA GGAAGCTTTGCTCCACTGGCAGGCGGTGGGGAACCATCAGTGCAGCGGGACCTGGAAGAAGATCCAGAAAACCCAGCTGTGTAACTGTCCGCCACAACACAGCTTTGTCTTCATCTGA
- the rpl7 gene encoding 60S ribosomal protein L7 has translation MADGDKKVPAVPESLLKRRKAFATMKAMRVKKMLAEKKSRKVTRKLIYKRAEKYHKEYRTMYRREVRLGRTARKVGNFYVPAEPKLAFVVRIRGINGVSPKVRKVLQLLRLRQIFNGVFVRLNKASINMLRIAEPYIAWGYPNLKSVRELIYKRGHGRMRKQRIALTDNALVEKALGKYGIICVEDLIHEIYTVGKNFKPANNFLWPFKLSSPRGGMNKKTTHFVEGGDAGNREDQINRMIRRMN, from the exons ATGGCGGACGGAGA TAAAAAAGTACCGGCGGTCCCTGAGAGCCTTTTGAAAAGGCGAAAGGCCTTCGCCACCATGAAGGCCATGCGCGTCAAGAAGATGCTGGCTGAGAAGAAG TCCCGCAAAGTGACCAGGAAACTGATCTACAAGAGGGCTGAGAAGTACCACAAGGAGTACAGGACGATGTACAGGCGTGAGGTTCGCCTTGGCCGTACTGCTCGTAAAGTGGGAAACTTCTATGTGCCTGCTGAGCCCAAACTGGCTTTTGTTGTCAGGATCAGAGG TATCAACGGTGTCAGCCCCAAGGTCCGCAAAGTTCTGCAGCTGCTCCGTCTGCGCCAGATCTTCAATGGTGTGTTCGTCAGATTGAACAAGGCTTCAATCAACATGCTCAGGATTGCTGAGCCCTACATTGCTTGGGG ATATCCCAACCTGAAGTCTGTGCGCGAGCTGATCTACAAACGTGGCCACGGCAGGATGAGGAAACAGCGCATTGCCCTCACCGACAATGCTCTGGTTGAAAAGGCCCTCG GCAAATATGGCATCATCTGTGTTGAGGACCTCATCCATGAGATTTACACAGTTGGAAAGAACTTCAAGCCCGCCAACAACTTCCTGTGGCCCTTCAAGCTGTCGTCACCCCGCGGTGGTATGAACAAGAAGACCACACACTTCGTGGAGGGAGGAGACGCTGGCAACAGGGAGGATCAGATCAACAGAATGATCAGGAGGATGAACTAA